One window of Acetonema longum DSM 6540 genomic DNA carries:
- a CDS encoding acyl-CoA dehydratase activase — translation MEVYLGVDVGSVSANVVAMDMDGGIIDALYIRTQGNPIAAVQQGLGRVREQNPDLTVKGIGTTGSARQLAGVVVGADSVKNEITAHAVAAMHVRPDVQTVIEIGGQDSKLIIIRNGVVTDFAMNTVCAAGTGSFLDQQAARLNIPIEEFGERALTSAAPVRIAGRCAVFAESDMVHKQQAGHDIADILHGLCQALARNYLNNIGKGKALHQPILFQGGVAANKGMKRAFEEALGCPVLVPPHYNVMGAIGAALLAREKLHNQAPTAFRGFAVADWQYHSRSFECGGCPNLCEVIEIVMNGRTVARWGDRCGKWSTTITVA, via the coding sequence ATGGAAGTCTATTTGGGCGTTGATGTGGGATCGGTGAGCGCAAATGTTGTTGCCATGGACATGGATGGCGGCATCATTGACGCTTTGTATATTCGTACCCAGGGCAACCCGATTGCCGCAGTCCAGCAGGGACTGGGCCGGGTCCGGGAGCAGAATCCTGACCTGACCGTGAAGGGAATCGGGACTACCGGCAGTGCCAGGCAGCTGGCCGGTGTGGTGGTGGGAGCGGACAGCGTGAAGAATGAGATTACGGCTCATGCTGTGGCGGCTATGCATGTCCGGCCTGACGTGCAGACGGTTATCGAGATCGGCGGCCAGGATTCCAAGCTGATTATTATCCGTAATGGGGTAGTAACTGATTTTGCCATGAATACGGTATGCGCCGCCGGCACCGGTTCCTTTTTGGACCAGCAGGCTGCCCGACTGAATATTCCCATTGAGGAATTCGGTGAGCGGGCCCTCACTTCTGCCGCACCGGTTCGAATTGCCGGCCGCTGCGCCGTGTTTGCCGAGTCGGACATGGTCCACAAGCAGCAGGCCGGCCACGATATAGCCGATATCCTTCACGGCTTGTGTCAGGCCTTGGCGAGGAATTACCTGAACAATATCGGCAAGGGCAAGGCACTGCATCAGCCCATTTTGTTTCAGGGAGGCGTAGCCGCCAATAAAGGCATGAAGCGAGCCTTTGAGGAGGCGCTGGGTTGTCCGGTCTTGGTTCCGCCTCATTACAACGTGATGGGGGCCATAGGCGCGGCTCTTTTGGCGCGGGAGAAACTGCATAATCAGGCCCCTACCGCATTCCGGGGGTTTGCCGTGGCGGACTGGCAGTATCACTCCCGCAGCTTTGAATGCGGCGGCTGCCCTAATCTCTGCGAAGTCATTGAAATTGTCATGAATGGCCGGACGGTAGCCCGGTGGGGGGACCGCTGCGGCAAGTGGAGCACAACGATAACAGTGGCGTAG